From the Butyrivibrio fibrisolvens genome, one window contains:
- a CDS encoding phosphatase PAP2 family protein, which produces MNKKKIMAVHTVCFWGVIAACFLGIIVGSFFDFGINEALANKTDIGAFFATYGSYFSYCLYPAAGSCLFVGLRKKGDCYRILAYTLLVLSLFMAVYYSNSYNGKSVRQLFGYSAGQSSPILSVASWMFWVVLYSWIPFVMIRLMDNRNPDRLIAVGAAILIAGITADNVNSWLKQVASRPRYKYLITLDDPISQFRNWWQMVPNLAGGDDNFKSWPSGNMTIASMMFSLPMLANVMRKRSERKNVICFIIACLYVLIYGYNRIHMTNHFLSDVCFGTLITYLIYVAVSEAFLSASKTD; this is translated from the coding sequence ATGAATAAGAAAAAAATCATGGCGGTTCATACTGTATGCTTTTGGGGTGTCATAGCTGCTTGTTTTTTGGGTATAATTGTTGGATCATTTTTTGACTTTGGTATCAATGAGGCGCTTGCCAATAAGACAGATATTGGTGCCTTCTTTGCCACTTATGGATCATACTTTTCATATTGCCTGTATCCTGCAGCCGGATCATGCTTATTCGTGGGCCTCAGGAAGAAGGGAGACTGCTACCGTATACTGGCGTATACTTTGCTGGTGCTGAGTTTGTTTATGGCTGTGTATTATTCTAACAGTTATAACGGCAAAAGCGTGCGCCAGTTGTTTGGGTATTCTGCCGGGCAATCCTCTCCGATACTGTCAGTTGCAAGTTGGATGTTCTGGGTTGTGCTGTATTCCTGGATACCATTTGTAATGATACGTCTAATGGATAACAGAAATCCTGACAGGCTCATTGCCGTTGGAGCGGCAATACTTATTGCAGGTATAACGGCAGATAATGTGAACTCGTGGCTCAAGCAGGTTGCTTCAAGACCTCGTTATAAATACCTGATCACATTAGATGATCCAATAAGCCAGTTTCGTAATTGGTGGCAAATGGTTCCAAACCTCGCCGGTGGTGATGATAATTTTAAATCCTGGCCCAGTGGTAACATGACAATAGCCAGTATGATGTTTTCGCTTCCGATGCTTGCGAATGTAATGAGAAAAAGGAGTGAAAGAAAGAATGTTATCTGTTTTATTATCGCCTGTCTTTACGTGTTGATCTATGGCTATAACCGCATTCATATGACTAATCATTTTTTATCTGATGTATGCTTTGGAACACTGATCACATATCTTATTTATGTAGCCGTAAGTGAAGCATTTTTATCGGCGAGTAAAACGGATTGA
- a CDS encoding carboxymuconolactone decarboxylase family protein: MAEKIVQTAGRDQLGEFAPMFAHLNDDILFGEVWNEENIDVKTKCIITVVSLMASGITDSSLTYHLQNAKAHGVSKEEIAAIITHATMYVGWPKGWAVFRLAKEVWNEAVPELTEKDRYQNTICFPIGDPNPYGEFFIGQSYLAPVSTEQVPVFNVTFEPGCRNNWHIHHAKSGGGQILICIGGRGYYQEWGKDAVEMTPGKVINIPAEVKHWHGAAPDSWFSHLAIEVAGEETSNEWLEAVSDGDYGKLK; encoded by the coding sequence ATGGCAGAAAAAATTGTACAAACAGCAGGTAGAGATCAGCTTGGTGAGTTTGCACCCATGTTCGCGCACCTGAACGACGACATACTCTTTGGTGAAGTATGGAATGAAGAAAACATTGACGTGAAGACCAAATGCATTATTACAGTGGTTTCACTTATGGCTTCAGGTATCACGGATTCCTCTCTGACATATCACCTTCAGAATGCGAAGGCACATGGTGTAAGTAAGGAAGAAATTGCAGCAATCATAACCCATGCCACTATGTATGTAGGTTGGCCAAAGGGGTGGGCGGTATTCCGCCTTGCTAAGGAAGTCTGGAATGAAGCAGTTCCTGAACTGACTGAAAAGGACAGATATCAGAATACAATCTGTTTTCCTATTGGAGATCCTAACCCTTATGGAGAGTTCTTTATTGGACAAAGTTATCTTGCTCCTGTTTCAACGGAACAGGTACCTGTATTTAATGTGACTTTTGAGCCGGGATGCCGCAATAACTGGCATATCCACCATGCAAAAAGCGGTGGCGGTCAGATCCTGATCTGTATCGGAGGAAGAGGATATTATCAGGAATGGGGCAAAGATGCTGTGGAAATGACTCCCGGTAAAGTGATAAACATTCCTGCTGAAGTTAAACACTGGCATGGAGCAGCACCAGATTCATGGTTCTCTCATCTTGCGATTGAGGTTGCAGGTGAAGAGACAAGCAATGAATGGCTGGAAGCTGTATCTGATGGAGACTACGGCAAACTGAAATAG
- a CDS encoding EamA family transporter produces the protein MWFLFAILSAVFAALTSILAKVGIEGVDSNLATAIRTCVVVVMAWVMVFITSAQGGLSSIGRKSWIFLILSGLATGASWLCYYKALQMGEASKVVPIDKLSVVITLVLAFVFLHEEFTAKSLIGCVLIGAGTLIMVI, from the coding sequence ATGTGGTTTTTATTTGCAATTCTATCAGCGGTGTTTGCAGCACTGACATCAATACTTGCCAAGGTCGGCATTGAGGGAGTTGATTCTAATCTGGCTACAGCGATAAGAACCTGCGTTGTTGTGGTGATGGCCTGGGTTATGGTGTTCATTACGAGTGCCCAGGGCGGGTTAAGTTCAATCGGCAGAAAGAGCTGGATCTTTTTGATTCTGTCAGGACTTGCTACCGGTGCATCCTGGCTATGCTACTACAAAGCTCTGCAGATGGGTGAAGCTTCGAAAGTTGTGCCTATCGATAAGCTGAGTGTTGTTATTACGCTGGTGCTGGCATTTGTCTTTTTACATGAGGAGTTCACAGCAAAGTCTTTAATCGGTTGTGTGCTGATCGGAGCAGGGACGCTGATTATGGTAATTTAA
- a CDS encoding cyclophilin-like fold protein codes for MKTKMIFLAFCMTIMFCMSACAVTTKNTSSDLGAVTEISASEYNETESPEENVMSEGSAMYQLAEKDESVDDEAIGDSTMTMKIGDTKVNVEWEDNQAVEALRDMAKDGDITIQMSMYGGFEQVGSIGQSLPRDDKQTTTSSGDIVLYSGNQMVVFYGSNSWSYTRLGHISDKDEAEMADLLSNGDVTITISRE; via the coding sequence ATGAAAACGAAAATGATTTTTCTGGCATTCTGTATGACCATAATGTTTTGCATGAGCGCCTGTGCAGTGACAACCAAAAACACAAGCTCAGATCTGGGTGCCGTAACTGAAATATCAGCATCAGAATATAATGAAACGGAAAGTCCAGAAGAGAATGTCATGTCGGAGGGATCTGCTATGTATCAGCTGGCAGAAAAAGATGAATCAGTAGATGATGAAGCTATTGGAGATAGTACTATGACAATGAAAATCGGCGATACAAAAGTTAATGTGGAATGGGAAGACAATCAGGCTGTAGAAGCGCTGCGGGATATGGCTAAAGATGGTGATATTACCATTCAGATGTCAATGTATGGCGGTTTTGAACAGGTGGGTTCCATAGGACAGAGTTTGCCACGAGATGATAAGCAGACAACAACATCATCAGGTGATATAGTTCTGTATTCAGGAAACCAGATGGTGGTGTTTTATGGTTCCAACAGTTGGTCATACACAAGGCTAGGTCATATATCTGATAAGGATGAAGCAGAGATGGCAGATCTACTTTCTAATGGTGATGTTACTATAACCATTAGCAGGGAATAA